TTCTATATATTCAAGGTTTCTATTGTTATTCCCCAAGAATCTAGTTTGCTAACATTTCTTAATTATTCACTCGCGTAACAGTAATTCCTACGTTTTTTTGCTTGAAGAAAGTTATTATTAATACTTACTATGTCTAACGAGAAAATTCAGGTGACAGTTAAATTATTCGCTGCGTATCAAGAAGCCTGTGGCACGTCAGAATTGATATTAGAATTTCCGCAAGGTACGCCAGTAGTAGAGGTACGCGATCGCCTCATCCAAGAACACCCAGAACTCAACCAATGGCGCGACATTACTCGGTTTGGCATTAACTTGCAATTTGTCGAACCAGAAACGCTGCTTAATGACGGTGATGAGGTAGTGTTAATTCCGCCAGTCAGCGGGGGTTAATTTAGCATTTCATCCGCTACGCAGCCAATCGGCAAAAATCGTTGAATATTTATTGCAGAATGTAGCAAAATTTATAGAAAGCATTATCTTCTACAAGCTAGGTTTTAATCTGCTATTAGGAAAAAGCTTATTGAGTTTGGTCTCAAATAAGTTACTGCTAGGTGAGCATTCGATTCAAAAACAGCTACTCGTTAGGAATAACAAACGATGAAAAACAAGCCATTAATGTTTATTCTCAGTATTTGCATTGTAACTTTAGTGGCTTTCTGCTTTCCAGATTCCGCACAAGCCAAAGACTGCACTTTGCGGATAATCGGCTGGGAAGGATACATGGATCAATCGTTTGCTAAGCCATTTGAACAAAAGTATGGGTGTAAAGTTGTTGCTACCTATGCAGGTTCTTCAGATGAAATGTACGCCAAGATCAAAGCAAGTAAAGGTAAAACTTACGATTTAGTGACAGCATCAGGAGACTTGACAAAAAGATTATACGATGCTGGCTTAGTAGAACCGCTAGATTTATCCAAAGTACCAAACTATCAAGACCTGCTACCAACTTTCCAAAAACCACCTTACAATACTTTTAACGGTCAACCTTACGGTGTTTCAATTGCCTGGGGACCAGATTTTCTGATTTATGATAAAACAGTTATTAAATCAGAACCACAAACTTGGAAAATTCTCTACGAACCGCAATACAAAGGTAAAGTTTCGCTACCCGATTACCCAATTTTTAATGCAGACGTTGCGCTTTGGAATGGGTATTCAAATATCTTTGAATTAAGTCAAGAAAAGTTAGAACAAGAGATAAAACCAAAGCTTTTTCCACTACGTCCGCAAGTACGTAAGTTTTGGAATAGTCAAGGCGAACTCGCACAATTATTTTTAAATAAAGAAATAGCACTAGCCTGGGGATGGCCCGTTGCCATTGAAGAACTTAAACGCGCTAACTTTCCTGTTGGTGCAACAATTCCCCAAGAAGGAACAACTGGCTGGAGTGACTCTTGGATGATGATTAAAAACTCACCCAATCAAGATATAGCTTATGCTTGGATGAACTATATGCTGACTGGTGCAGCCCAAAAACAAATGACCGAGATTACAGGTTACTGGCCAGTCTCCAGCCAAATCTTACCACTGCTTACTGCTGAACAACAAGCAGAATTGCATCTTGACGACGTAGAAAACTTCTACAACAAAATTCACTTTTGGGAAACAGTTCCTAACTACGATAACTGGGTAGCACTGTGGAACGAATTCCGAGGACAGTAGAAGCGGCTAGTGGTTAGCGATTAGAAATGTTTTAGGCTAAGGTAATTCACGCTTTCTTTGCGTGTTTGTGGTTCGCTCAAAATCCTATTTCAATGACAACATCAACTCTCTTCAAACAACAGCCAAAAAAAAACTTACCAACAGGATTTTGGGTAAGCTTTTTTCCACCTTCATTGTGGATGATTAGCTTCTATTTCATTCCCATAATAGTCTTACTTAGCTACGCCTTTATGCAGCACGAATACGTGCAAATTATTCCCAAATTTACTTGGGAAAATTTTATTCAAATTATCAATAATTCAGGGTATCGAAATACATTATTTCGTACTTTATACATCGCCACAATCGTCACAGTAATTAATGCATTACTAGCCTTTCCAGTGGCTTATTTTATTGCTTTATATGCAGGAAAAAACAAACAATTGCTAACGCTATTAATATTATTACCACTATGGTCAAGCTACTTAGTACGAGTATTTGCGTGGCGAATTATTTTAGGTTACAACGGAGTTCTTAACAGCTTCTTGATTTCAATAGGAATTCTCGCCGAACCTTCTTCTTTATTTCTCTACAATCAATTTTCAATGGTAGTGACGCTGTGTTATGTGTGGCTACCATTTATGATTTTGCCGCTAGTTACCGCCTTAGAAAGATTGCCGAGAAACTTACTCGAAGCATCAGCAGATTTAGGCGCAAATCCTTGGTATACTTTCCGCAAAGTGACATTTCCTTTGGTATTACCTGGACTCTTGGCAGGGGGAATATCTGTTTTTAGCTTAACTGTAGGAGACTACATTACCGCTTCATTAGTTGGTGGTGCGGGTGATATTCTTGTGGGAAATATTGTTGCTAGTCAGTTTGGTGTAGCAGATAATTGGCCATTGGGTGCGGCGTTTGCCTTAGTAATTCTACTGTTATTATTTGGGCTAATGACAATTCTCTCGCGTCAAGGCGTACTGGAGAATTTATGAAACAGCTTTTAGGTGGGTGGACAATTCTCGTTTACTTGTTCATGTATCTACCCATCTTGGTGATTGTTGTTTTCAGCTTCAGTCAGGGAAGGGTGTTAGCGTTGCCGATTCAAGGTTGGACAGTAGATTGGTACAGTGCAGCTTTATCCGACGATCGCTTACAAGCAGGTTTATTTAATAGTATACGAGTGGCGATCGCCGCCACATCCATCGCCGCTATTTTAGGAACACTCGCCGCTTTTGCTATCCAAAAATATCAATTCTTCGGTAAAAATGCGTTTCGTACCGCCGCCATACTACCCATAATTTTGCCTGGAATCGTCACTGGTGTGGCGATGTTAAGTTTTTTCTCAACATTAGATTTACCGCTCGGACTTTTAACCGTCATTATCGGTCACGCCACGTTTGGGTTTCCTGTCGTTTTTAATACTGTCGCCGCGCGGATTTCACAGTTACCCCGCAGTTTAGAAGAAGCCGCCGCTGATTTAGGAGCACCGCCTTGGGAAGCATTTTGGAAAGTGGTATTTCCAGGAATACGTTCAGCTTTGATTTCAGCAACGCTGTTAGCTTTTACCTTAAGCTTTGACGAAATCATTGTCACAATTTTTCTCACAGGTCAAGATAACACTTTACCAATGGAAATTTGGGCAAGGTTACGTTTTGGAATTACACCCGAAATCAACGCTACAGTGACATTAATTCTTTTGTTTTCGATTTGTTTGGTGTTGTTAAGTCAAAAATTTGCCCGCGAGTAGGATACTTGCTATGGAACAGTACAAGATGATCGTCAATGGCGAAGCCGTAGCAGCGGTAAGCGCCAATTGGGAAACTGTCATTAACCCCGCAACCGAAGATGGAATCGCCGAGGTTCCCCAAGCTGACTATACTGACGTTGATAACGCGGTCAAAGCCGCAAAATCTGCTTTTACAAGTTGGTCGCAATTAAGTCCAGGAGAACGCAGTACATTAATTTATAAACTCGCCGACGCTTTAGAAGCAAAAACCGACCAACTTGCCCAAATGGAAAGTCTTAGCGCGGGTAAACCAATGAAACTCGTTGCTAATGGTGACGTTCCTTTTGCGATTGATAATATCCGTTACTTTGCTGGTCAAGCAAGAGTGATTGATGGAATTGCCACAAAAGAATTTGTTTCTGGCTACACCTCCACAATTCGTCGCGAACCAGTGGGAGTTGTCGCCTCGATCGCACCGTGGAATTATCCGATTATGATGGCAGCGTGGAAAATTGCCCCAGCGATCGCCGCCGGAAACACCGTAGTTATTAAACCTGCGCCGCAAACACCGTTAACGACTTTGATGTTGGCACAAACCGCGTTAGAAGTCGGCTTTCCTCCTGGTGTGATTAATGTTGTCACAGGTGGTGCGAGTGTAGGGGAACCATTAGTATCGCATTCTGATGTCCGGATGGTGTCGTTTACAGGTTCGACGCGTACCGGAAAACGCATTATGGAACTTGCCGCACAAAAAGTAACGCGAGTACATTTAGAACTCGGTGGGAAAGCGCCGTTTATTGTTTTTGCGGATGCGGATATCGCCGCCGCCGCGCAAGGTGCAGTTGTCGGTGCTTATATTAATACTGGACAAGATTGTACTGCTGCTACGCGAATTTTAGTCGAGCGATCGCGCTATCAAGAGTTTCTCAGTGCATTTACTGAATTGGCACAGCAAGTGCGTTTGGGAACGCCGCAAGCCGAAACTACCGACATGGGACCCTTAATTTCTGCCGACCAGCGACAACGAGTTCATGGCTTTGTCGAACGTGCCAAAAATGATGGTATTTCTCTGAAATTAGGCGGAGAAATGCCGGATGGTAAAGGCTTTTTTTATCAACCAACAATCTTCACTGATGCACCAACCCAAAGTGAAATTATGCAAGAAGAAGTGTTTGGTCCAGTGGTAGTCGTCAATGCCATTGATTCTGAACAAGAAGCGATCGCGGTTGCTAATGATGTCAAATACGGCTTAGCTGCATCTGTTTGGACTAAAGACGTTGCCAAAGCTTGGCGCGTTGCTAGTGCGTTAGAATTTGGCACAGTTTGGATTAACGATCACTTACCTTTATCGTCTGAAATGCCGCATGGCGGTTTTAAAGAATCGGGTTTTGGCAAAGATTTATCGCGCTACGCCATGGAAGAGTATACGATCGCGAAACATATTATGTTCGATCTCAGTGGAGATGTGAGAAAACCTTGGCACTTTACTGCATTTGGTGATGCGGAATGATTTTGTAGGGTAGGCTTTGTCTGCCCTTTTTTATACAAACCACTAAGACGCAAAGAATAAGAGTTTGAGAGGGTTATTGCGTAAGTTCTACATAGATATTAGATGAACACAGTCGCAGTTAAATTAGAACAAGTTAGCAAGAGTTACGGTACAGTACAAGCCGTTAAGGAAGTTAGTCTTACAGTCAACCAAGGGGAATTTTTTACGCTTCTTGGCGCTTCTGGTTGTGGGAAAACGACGCTTTTGCGGCTGATTGGTGGCTTTGAAGTTCCCAATAGTGGCAAAATTTGGATTAGCGATCGCGATGTCAGCCGTTTACCTGCGTACCGCCGTAACGTGCATACTGTGTTTCAAGATTATGCGCTATTTCCTCATCTATCGGTGTTTGAAAACGTCGGCTTTTCTTTACAAGTTAAACGATTACCGCGTGATGACATTTATTTGCGCGTGACTGACGCACTTAAATTAGTTCAACTCTTAGAAATGCGCGATCGCCTTCCTTCTCAACTTTCTGGCGGACAACGCCAACGAGTTGCGATCGCCCGCGCAATTGTCGATCGTCCTGATGTGTTGCTGTTAGATGAACCTTTATCCGCTTTGGATGCTAAAATTCGCGTTGAACTGCGCGAGGAATTGAAACAACTTCAGCGCCAAACTGGAATTAGCTTTATCTATGTAACGCACGACCAAGAAGAAGCATTAGCATTATCCGATCGCATCGCTGTACTGCACAATGGCGAACTGTTACAAGTAGGCACTCCTCTAGCAGTTTATGAGCATCCTGTCAACCTTTATGTCGCAGAATTTATTGGTCGCGCTAACTTTTTAGCAGGAGTTCTCGTAAAAGTTGAGGGCGATCGAGGTCAAGTAAAAATAGACAACCAAGTTGTTACAGGAACTTTAGCAGCGGAAATTGCGCCCAATAGCGCTGTAACAGTCGTAATACGTCCAGAGAATATCAATCTTACTGCTGAAGCTAGCCATACAGCATATGCAGCCAAGATTATTCAAAGTCAGTATCTCGGTTATGCGACAAGTTACCTTGTTGACATGTCTGGTGTAGAATTTCACGTTTTAGAACTGCGGCGACGCGGCGCAACTCCATACCAAGAAGGCGATCGCGTTTTCCTTTCCTGGGAATGGCAAGAAGCATTAATCTTTCCCGCTACTGGCGACAACCAACTGCAACCAAGTGTCGAAATTTAAATCTCTATCACCTGTTACCCATTACCAATTACCTCTTCTTCATCGTGAAGTAATCTTGCACCTCACCGCGATCGTCAACAAACATGACATCGAGCCTTTTTCCTTGTACATCGATGACTAACGATCCAGGAATGCTTAATGATGTATGCATTGCAGGGTGCGGTGAAACTTCATCAGCACGCGCCGAAGTTCCAGCAACAATGTACACTGTGCCTGCATGAGGTGCTGAAGACTTATAGTATGCTCCTGACTTATCTTCTTGACCGCTACCTTGGTCTTTCTTCATTTCAGCACTAAACGTGTCTGAGGTGCCATAATGTCCATCGATTAAGTACGAGCGTTCGTAGGAATGACTGTGACCAGATAGCACTAAGTCTACACCTGCCGCTTCCAAAATGGGCAAAGCACGTTCGCGCATTTCAATCAGTTCAATTTCTGTATCTGAATCGTGCGATCCTTTCGTATAAGGTGGATGATGCCAGAAGGCAATTTTCCAATCTTTATCAGACGATGTTGCATCTTCAGCTGCCCAGGATAGCATTGCGCCTGTAGACGCGCGATCGCTACCGTAAGAATCGAGACAAATAAAGTGAATATTACCGTAGTCAAACGAATAATACGCTGCCGTTCCCGACGCTATACCACCTGCTTCGCCTTGTGTGGGAGGATTGAATAGTTCGTAGTACGGTCCACTTTGCCACTCGGAACTCGCACTTCCAGCATCGTGATTGCCAATGGCTGTCCACAGTACGCTATTGCGGAGAATTTGCGGATACATCTCGAAAACTCCCCGCTGATACTCATCCCAAGTTCCAGTGTCGTAGGCATTATCCCCCAGCATCAACCATAAATCGGTATGACGGGTGCCAGTAAACTTTAAGTATCCATCGCGTACTTGTGCAGCAATCTCGTTTCCGCGCCCTGAATCGCCAACAACCCAAATCCGTGTTGGTTTTGCTTGTTTTGGTGCGGTGACAAAAAAGAAACCTTCGTCAAGTATTTCAGTTGAATGCGCGATCGCGTAATAGTATTTTGTATCTGACTCAAGTTCCTGGAGTTTTACTGTATGGTCGCAGGTTGCGGCTGCTTCTGTCGCACTTAACAACAGTTTATCTGGTGCAGTACCATACAATACTTTTCCTTGGACTGGAGTGTTAGTCGCCCAACGGATAATGATACTAGAGTGCGTTCCCTGCTGCAGATAGGGACCGCGCAGAATTGCTGAGTGAAGTGTTTTTTGGTGTTTTTTGGTTGCTGTTGCTTGGGTTGATGCGGTCTGTACCTCCAGCAAATCAAAACTTGCATCTTTACTCATTTGTGCCACTTCTAAAAATCATTACGCACTTCATTGGACTCAAACGCTTGCATGATGGTTTTTGGGCGTCCAATGCGAGCAAAAGCCTTTGGAG
The Chroococcidiopsis sp. TS-821 genome window above contains:
- a CDS encoding ABC transporter permease encodes the protein MKQLLGGWTILVYLFMYLPILVIVVFSFSQGRVLALPIQGWTVDWYSAALSDDRLQAGLFNSIRVAIAATSIAAILGTLAAFAIQKYQFFGKNAFRTAAILPIILPGIVTGVAMLSFFSTLDLPLGLLTVIIGHATFGFPVVFNTVAARISQLPRSLEEAAADLGAPPWEAFWKVVFPGIRSALISATLLAFTLSFDEIIVTIFLTGQDNTLPMEIWARLRFGITPEINATVTLILLFSICLVLLSQKFARE
- a CDS encoding ABC transporter ATP-binding protein, with the translated sequence MNTVAVKLEQVSKSYGTVQAVKEVSLTVNQGEFFTLLGASGCGKTTLLRLIGGFEVPNSGKIWISDRDVSRLPAYRRNVHTVFQDYALFPHLSVFENVGFSLQVKRLPRDDIYLRVTDALKLVQLLEMRDRLPSQLSGGQRQRVAIARAIVDRPDVLLLDEPLSALDAKIRVELREELKQLQRQTGISFIYVTHDQEEALALSDRIAVLHNGELLQVGTPLAVYEHPVNLYVAEFIGRANFLAGVLVKVEGDRGQVKIDNQVVTGTLAAEIAPNSAVTVVIRPENINLTAEASHTAYAAKIIQSQYLGYATSYLVDMSGVEFHVLELRRRGATPYQEGDRVFLSWEWQEALIFPATGDNQLQPSVEI
- a CDS encoding ABC transporter permease, encoding MTTSTLFKQQPKKNLPTGFWVSFFPPSLWMISFYFIPIIVLLSYAFMQHEYVQIIPKFTWENFIQIINNSGYRNTLFRTLYIATIVTVINALLAFPVAYFIALYAGKNKQLLTLLILLPLWSSYLVRVFAWRIILGYNGVLNSFLISIGILAEPSSLFLYNQFSMVVTLCYVWLPFMILPLVTALERLPRNLLEASADLGANPWYTFRKVTFPLVLPGLLAGGISVFSLTVGDYITASLVGGAGDILVGNIVASQFGVADNWPLGAAFALVILLLLFGLMTILSRQGVLENL
- a CDS encoding MoaD/ThiS family protein: MSNEKIQVTVKLFAAYQEACGTSELILEFPQGTPVVEVRDRLIQEHPELNQWRDITRFGINLQFVEPETLLNDGDEVVLIPPVSGG
- a CDS encoding aminobutyraldehyde dehydrogenase, with protein sequence MEQYKMIVNGEAVAAVSANWETVINPATEDGIAEVPQADYTDVDNAVKAAKSAFTSWSQLSPGERSTLIYKLADALEAKTDQLAQMESLSAGKPMKLVANGDVPFAIDNIRYFAGQARVIDGIATKEFVSGYTSTIRREPVGVVASIAPWNYPIMMAAWKIAPAIAAGNTVVIKPAPQTPLTTLMLAQTALEVGFPPGVINVVTGGASVGEPLVSHSDVRMVSFTGSTRTGKRIMELAAQKVTRVHLELGGKAPFIVFADADIAAAAQGAVVGAYINTGQDCTAATRILVERSRYQEFLSAFTELAQQVRLGTPQAETTDMGPLISADQRQRVHGFVERAKNDGISLKLGGEMPDGKGFFYQPTIFTDAPTQSEIMQEEVFGPVVVVNAIDSEQEAIAVANDVKYGLAASVWTKDVAKAWRVASALEFGTVWINDHLPLSSEMPHGGFKESGFGKDLSRYAMEEYTIAKHIMFDLSGDVRKPWHFTAFGDAE
- a CDS encoding PotD/PotF family extracellular solute-binding protein — translated: MKNKPLMFILSICIVTLVAFCFPDSAQAKDCTLRIIGWEGYMDQSFAKPFEQKYGCKVVATYAGSSDEMYAKIKASKGKTYDLVTASGDLTKRLYDAGLVEPLDLSKVPNYQDLLPTFQKPPYNTFNGQPYGVSIAWGPDFLIYDKTVIKSEPQTWKILYEPQYKGKVSLPDYPIFNADVALWNGYSNIFELSQEKLEQEIKPKLFPLRPQVRKFWNSQGELAQLFLNKEIALAWGWPVAIEELKRANFPVGATIPQEGTTGWSDSWMMIKNSPNQDIAYAWMNYMLTGAAQKQMTEITGYWPVSSQILPLLTAEQQAELHLDDVENFYNKIHFWETVPNYDNWVALWNEFRGQ
- a CDS encoding metallophosphoesterase family protein — protein: MSKDASFDLLEVQTASTQATATKKHQKTLHSAILRGPYLQQGTHSSIIIRWATNTPVQGKVLYGTAPDKLLLSATEAAATCDHTVKLQELESDTKYYYAIAHSTEILDEGFFFVTAPKQAKPTRIWVVGDSGRGNEIAAQVRDGYLKFTGTRHTDLWLMLGDNAYDTGTWDEYQRGVFEMYPQILRNSVLWTAIGNHDAGSASSEWQSGPYYELFNPPTQGEAGGIASGTAAYYSFDYGNIHFICLDSYGSDRASTGAMLSWAAEDATSSDKDWKIAFWHHPPYTKGSHDSDTEIELIEMRERALPILEAAGVDLVLSGHSHSYERSYLIDGHYGTSDTFSAEMKKDQGSGQEDKSGAYYKSSAPHAGTVYIVAGTSARADEVSPHPAMHTSLSIPGSLVIDVQGKRLDVMFVDDRGEVQDYFTMKKR